A single window of Vigna radiata var. radiata cultivar VC1973A chromosome 4, Vradiata_ver6, whole genome shotgun sequence DNA harbors:
- the LOC106758668 gene encoding homeobox-leucine zipper protein HAT7 isoform X2, which produces MAFPPSHTFTFHTNEEDHHHLPSTSLNAFSSLPPQHFQGGAPPLMLKRSMSFSGIENKCDEVNGDDELSDDGNFQCGEKKKRLNLEQVKALEKSFELGNKLEPERKVQLAKALGLQPRQIAIWFQNRRARWKTKQLEKEYEALKKQFEAAKANNDVLKSQNQKLQAELQAVKSRGWCENGIISLKKETEGSWSNGSDNSSNINLELSRGPIINNATSCQAPFPTSITQIFQYSSKPDFHEDDFCNVIHNIAEQQNFWPWPGQQNHHFH; this is translated from the exons ATGGCCTTTCCACCTTCTCACACCTTCACGTTTCACACGAACGAagaagatcaccaccatcttcctTCAACCTCTCTCAACGCCTTTTCCTCTTTGCCACCCCAACACTTTCAAG GGGGTGCACCACCATTGATGTTGAAGCGGTCCATGTCGTTTTCAGGCATTGAGAACAAGTGCGATGAGGTGAACGGAGATGATGAGTTATCCGACGACGGGAACTTTCAGTGTggggagaagaaaaagaggcTGAATTTGGAACAGGTGAAGGCTCTTGAGAAGAGTTTTGAGTTGGGGAACAAGCTTGAGCCAGAAAGGAAAGTGCAGTTAGCCAAGGCTTTGGGGTTGCAACCAAGACAAATTGCCATATGGTTTCAGAATAGAAGGGCCAGATGGAAAACCAAGCAATTGGAGAAGGAATACGAAGCACTCAAGAAACAGTTTGAGGCAGCTAAGGCTAATAATGATGTTCTTAAGAGTCAGAATCAGAAATTACAGGCAGAG TTACAAGCAGTGAAAAGTAGGGGTTGGTGTGAAAATGGAATAATCAGCCTTAAGAAAGAAACCGAGGGTTCATGGAGCAATGGAAGTGATAACAGCTCAAACATTAATTTAGAACTCTCAAGAGGACCAATTATTAACAACGCTACATCTTGTCAAGCACCCTTTCCCACTAGCATCACTCAGATCTTTCAATATTCGTCAAAACCAGACTTCCATGAAGATGACTTCTGCAACGTGATTCACAACATTGCTGAACAACAAAACTTTTGGCCCTGGCCAGGTCAACAGAACCACCATTTCCATTGA
- the LOC106758668 gene encoding homeobox-leucine zipper protein ATHB-23 isoform X1, with product MAFPPSHTFTFHTNEEDHHHLPSTSLNAFSSLPPQHFQENWVFFLNVAGGAPPLMLKRSMSFSGIENKCDEVNGDDELSDDGNFQCGEKKKRLNLEQVKALEKSFELGNKLEPERKVQLAKALGLQPRQIAIWFQNRRARWKTKQLEKEYEALKKQFEAAKANNDVLKSQNQKLQAELQAVKSRGWCENGIISLKKETEGSWSNGSDNSSNINLELSRGPIINNATSCQAPFPTSITQIFQYSSKPDFHEDDFCNVIHNIAEQQNFWPWPGQQNHHFH from the exons ATGGCCTTTCCACCTTCTCACACCTTCACGTTTCACACGAACGAagaagatcaccaccatcttcctTCAACCTCTCTCAACGCCTTTTCCTCTTTGCCACCCCAACACTTTCAAG AAAATtgggttttttttcttaatgttgCAGGGGGTGCACCACCATTGATGTTGAAGCGGTCCATGTCGTTTTCAGGCATTGAGAACAAGTGCGATGAGGTGAACGGAGATGATGAGTTATCCGACGACGGGAACTTTCAGTGTggggagaagaaaaagaggcTGAATTTGGAACAGGTGAAGGCTCTTGAGAAGAGTTTTGAGTTGGGGAACAAGCTTGAGCCAGAAAGGAAAGTGCAGTTAGCCAAGGCTTTGGGGTTGCAACCAAGACAAATTGCCATATGGTTTCAGAATAGAAGGGCCAGATGGAAAACCAAGCAATTGGAGAAGGAATACGAAGCACTCAAGAAACAGTTTGAGGCAGCTAAGGCTAATAATGATGTTCTTAAGAGTCAGAATCAGAAATTACAGGCAGAG TTACAAGCAGTGAAAAGTAGGGGTTGGTGTGAAAATGGAATAATCAGCCTTAAGAAAGAAACCGAGGGTTCATGGAGCAATGGAAGTGATAACAGCTCAAACATTAATTTAGAACTCTCAAGAGGACCAATTATTAACAACGCTACATCTTGTCAAGCACCCTTTCCCACTAGCATCACTCAGATCTTTCAATATTCGTCAAAACCAGACTTCCATGAAGATGACTTCTGCAACGTGATTCACAACATTGCTGAACAACAAAACTTTTGGCCCTGGCCAGGTCAACAGAACCACCATTTCCATTGA